Proteins from a genomic interval of Streptomyces sp. NBC_01445:
- a CDS encoding GNAT family N-acetyltransferase, with protein sequence MDITLHRPGELTAADRAAWTAMQSKAHLHGSPELANPFLSPEFTLAMGRCRRGVRIAVVREDGEPAAFFPFQRSVTGVGRAVGLGVSDSQGLVHRPGFEWDARDLLRACGLSVWEFDHLAGGQEPFEAEASGSFPSPVMDVDQGYETYLRVLRERSPKFTRTTLAKDRKLARDAGEVRYVHDERDPEALATLMEWKSAQYRRTGRSDRFAHAWINRLAQQLFHTSSEPFAGILSVLYAGGKPVAAHFGLRSERVLACWFPAYDPAFAKFSPGLILHLRMAEAAAADGIAYLDLGRGQKEYKDSLKTRELTVHEGWVTRRHPVALGHRARRAPVRALRNTVLSRPEFFEPADKLLKRMGKIRSGG encoded by the coding sequence GTGGACATCACCCTGCACCGGCCCGGCGAGCTGACCGCCGCCGACCGGGCGGCCTGGACTGCCATGCAGTCCAAGGCACATCTGCACGGCTCGCCCGAGCTGGCGAACCCTTTCCTCTCGCCCGAGTTCACCCTCGCGATGGGCCGCTGCCGGCGCGGCGTGCGGATAGCCGTCGTGCGCGAGGACGGCGAGCCCGCGGCGTTCTTCCCGTTCCAGAGATCCGTCACCGGCGTCGGCAGAGCCGTCGGCCTCGGCGTCTCCGACAGCCAGGGCCTGGTGCACAGACCCGGCTTCGAGTGGGACGCCCGCGACCTGCTGCGGGCCTGCGGGCTCTCGGTATGGGAGTTCGACCACCTGGCGGGAGGCCAGGAGCCGTTCGAGGCGGAGGCCTCCGGCAGCTTCCCTTCCCCGGTCATGGACGTCGACCAGGGGTACGAGACGTATCTGCGCGTGCTGCGCGAGCGGTCGCCGAAGTTCACCAGGACGACGCTGGCCAAGGACCGCAAGCTGGCCCGGGACGCCGGCGAGGTGCGCTACGTGCACGACGAGCGCGACCCGGAGGCCCTGGCCACGCTGATGGAGTGGAAGTCGGCCCAGTACCGCAGGACCGGCCGCAGCGACCGCTTCGCGCACGCCTGGATCAACCGCCTCGCGCAGCAGCTCTTCCACACCTCTTCGGAGCCGTTCGCCGGGATCCTGTCGGTCCTGTACGCGGGCGGGAAGCCGGTCGCCGCGCACTTCGGGCTCCGCTCCGAGCGCGTGCTCGCCTGCTGGTTCCCGGCCTACGACCCGGCGTTCGCGAAATTCTCGCCCGGGCTGATCCTGCATCTGCGCATGGCCGAGGCGGCCGCCGCCGACGGCATCGCCTATCTGGATCTCGGCCGCGGCCAGAAGGAATACAAGGACTCCCTCAAGACACGGGAACTGACCGTGCACGAGGGTTGGGTGACGCGTCGTCATCCGGTCGCTCTCGGACACCGGGCACGCCGCGCTCCGGTCCGGGCGCTGCGTAACACCGTGCTGTCCCGGCCCGAGTTCTTCGAGCCGGCCGACAAACTCCTGAAACGGATGGGGAAAATCCGTTCGGGGGGTTAA
- a CDS encoding protein kinase domain-containing protein has product MSENPGSRGAGEARVIAGRYRLLSPLGEGGMGTVWRARDEVLGREVAVKEVRAPAGLPTGEVDRMYARLEREAWAAARISHRNVVTVYDVAAEDGRPWIVMELVRGLSLSDLLDAEGPLPPRRAAHIGAEVVAALRAAHEAGVLHRDVKPGNVLIANDGRIVLTDFGIAMVEGTSAITVTGEVIGSPEFLSPERALGRTPGPESDLWSLGVLLYAAVEGQSPFRQETPLSTLRAVVDEELPPAHRAGPLAPVIEGLLRKDPAERTPAADAERDLRQVGAGGTPRAGTVLAPPESAPTQTSWQGTPPAPVPAGFGSGQGTTVAPDPATTHPERPRRSVAVLLAGVVALLLALGGLTYALMNRGDGGDNSSGSGGSSSGSSSGASRSPSDDDSKGGGGGSPSGDDGSGKGGGGEHSTPPQQSVRVSVSAVRGSYSGTCPPPGGQAPAFRATFTVGRVPVDVQYRWVTESGESSDPGWKTLSFASGGPKTRSVDHVETGYTDGATLHNQVSVEVRDPVRATSNSVAYAVTCKTESPTGGTSPSPSPSY; this is encoded by the coding sequence GTGAGCGAGAATCCGGGCAGTCGAGGGGCCGGCGAAGCGCGTGTGATCGCGGGGCGGTACCGGCTGCTGAGCCCCCTGGGCGAGGGCGGCATGGGAACCGTCTGGCGCGCCCGCGACGAGGTCCTGGGTCGTGAGGTCGCCGTCAAGGAGGTACGCGCCCCGGCCGGGCTCCCGACGGGCGAGGTCGACCGGATGTACGCGCGCCTGGAGCGGGAGGCCTGGGCCGCGGCCCGCATCTCGCACCGGAACGTGGTCACCGTCTACGACGTGGCGGCGGAGGACGGCCGCCCCTGGATCGTGATGGAACTGGTGCGCGGGCTCTCCCTGTCCGACCTCCTGGACGCCGAGGGCCCGCTGCCCCCGCGGCGCGCCGCGCACATCGGGGCCGAAGTGGTCGCCGCACTGCGTGCCGCGCACGAGGCGGGCGTTCTGCACCGGGACGTGAAGCCGGGCAATGTACTGATCGCGAACGACGGGCGCATCGTCCTGACGGACTTCGGCATCGCCATGGTCGAGGGCACGTCGGCGATCACGGTGACGGGCGAGGTGATCGGCTCGCCCGAATTCCTCTCACCGGAACGGGCGTTGGGGCGCACGCCGGGACCCGAGTCCGACCTGTGGTCGCTCGGGGTCCTGCTGTACGCGGCCGTCGAGGGACAGTCACCGTTCCGGCAGGAGACGCCGCTGAGCACGCTGCGGGCGGTCGTGGACGAGGAACTGCCTCCCGCCCACCGCGCGGGCCCGCTGGCCCCCGTCATCGAGGGGCTGCTGCGCAAGGACCCGGCCGAGCGGACTCCGGCTGCCGACGCCGAGCGCGATCTGCGGCAGGTGGGCGCGGGCGGCACGCCCCGCGCGGGCACGGTCTTGGCGCCCCCGGAGTCGGCGCCGACGCAGACGTCCTGGCAGGGGACGCCGCCGGCTCCGGTTCCGGCCGGATTCGGCTCGGGGCAAGGCACGACGGTCGCCCCGGATCCGGCCACGACGCATCCGGAGCGCCCTCGTCGCTCCGTCGCCGTCCTGCTGGCCGGTGTCGTGGCGCTGCTCCTGGCGCTCGGCGGGCTCACATACGCGCTGATGAACCGGGGTGACGGGGGCGACAACTCCAGCGGGAGCGGCGGGAGTTCCAGCGGGAGTTCCTCCGGCGCGTCGCGCAGCCCCTCGGACGATGATTCGAAGGGTGGCGGCGGAGGCTCGCCGAGCGGGGACGACGGCAGCGGCAAGGGCGGCGGCGGAGAGCACTCGACGCCGCCGCAGCAGTCCGTGCGGGTCAGCGTCTCGGCGGTGCGCGGGAGTTACAGCGGCACCTGTCCGCCACCGGGAGGCCAGGCTCCGGCCTTCAGGGCGACGTTCACGGTGGGCCGCGTGCCCGTCGACGTCCAGTACCGCTGGGTGACGGAGAGCGGCGAGTCGAGCGACCCGGGGTGGAAGACGCTCAGCTTCGCGTCCGGCGGCCCGAAGACCAGGTCGGTCGACCATGTCGAGACGGGCTACACGGACGGGGCCACGCTCCACAACCAGGTCAGCGTGGAGGTGCGCGACCCCGTCCGTGCCACGTCGAACTCGGTGGCGTACGCGGTGACGTGCAAGACGGAATCCCCTACGGGCGGGACCTCCCCCTCGCCTTCACCGTCGTACTAG
- a CDS encoding TetR/AcrR family transcriptional regulator, producing the protein MTGRAAEPGVIWTRPERAGRGPKPAYGRGDIAAAAVRVADADGIDAVSMRRVAAELGLGTMSLYNYVPRKDDLYELMVDAVSAEYDLSDPTGDWRADLLGVARQARALMIRHPWMPRLMSPVYGYSPNALRYLEYCMACLAPVDLPAGTKMELVASLTGVVTFYVANEISAAERTRSLPWSQEREFAMRTAYLMSRISTGEYPHLAAAFTQSSGPVDMEAAFERALARTLDGFVPS; encoded by the coding sequence ATGACGGGCCGAGCGGCCGAACCCGGAGTGATCTGGACGCGCCCCGAGCGCGCGGGACGTGGCCCGAAACCCGCCTACGGCAGGGGTGACATCGCTGCCGCCGCCGTACGCGTCGCGGACGCGGACGGGATCGACGCGGTGTCGATGCGGCGGGTCGCGGCGGAGCTCGGCCTCGGCACGATGTCGCTCTACAACTACGTGCCGAGGAAGGACGACCTCTACGAGCTGATGGTCGACGCGGTGAGCGCCGAGTACGACCTGTCCGATCCGACCGGAGACTGGCGCGCCGACCTGCTCGGTGTCGCCCGGCAGGCCCGCGCCCTGATGATCCGGCATCCGTGGATGCCCCGGCTCATGTCACCCGTCTACGGCTACAGTCCCAACGCTCTGCGGTACCTGGAGTACTGCATGGCCTGCCTCGCACCGGTCGACCTGCCGGCCGGGACGAAGATGGAACTTGTCGCGTCCCTCACCGGCGTCGTGACCTTCTACGTCGCCAACGAGATCTCCGCCGCCGAGCGGACCCGTTCGCTGCCCTGGTCACAGGAGCGGGAGTTCGCCATGCGGACCGCCTACCTGATGAGCCGGATCTCGACCGGCGAGTATCCGCACCTGGCCGCCGCGTTCACGCAGAGCTCCGGACCCGTCGACATGGAGGCGGCCTTCGAGCGGGCCCTCGCGCGCACACTCGACGGGTTCGTGCCCTCCTGA
- a CDS encoding glycosyltransferase family 2 protein: MSSFVRPAIASQYRAISTHLAIAPPVSVVIPAMNEAENLPYVFKTLPDWIHEVVLVDGNSTDNTVEVARELWPDVVVVAQRGKGKGDALIAGFAACTGDIIVMVDADGSADGQEIVSYVSALVSGADFAKGSRFANGGGTDDMTPIRKLGNWALCTVVNKKFGARYTDLCYGYNAFWRHCLDQIDLDCTGFEVETLMNIRVVKAGLKVQEIPSHEYLRIHGTSNLRAVRDGLRVLKVILKERSTRRAQRRRTQASMLNTGRGEVS, from the coding sequence ATGAGTTCTTTTGTGCGTCCTGCGATAGCCAGCCAGTACAGGGCGATCTCGACTCATCTCGCGATTGCGCCGCCGGTGAGCGTCGTGATCCCCGCCATGAATGAGGCGGAAAATCTTCCGTATGTGTTCAAGACACTTCCCGACTGGATCCACGAAGTGGTTCTCGTCGACGGGAATTCCACCGACAACACGGTGGAAGTCGCCCGCGAACTGTGGCCCGACGTGGTCGTCGTCGCGCAGCGCGGCAAGGGCAAGGGCGACGCGCTGATCGCCGGCTTCGCGGCGTGCACCGGGGACATCATCGTGATGGTCGACGCGGACGGTTCCGCGGACGGCCAGGAGATCGTCTCCTACGTCTCCGCCCTGGTCTCGGGCGCCGACTTCGCCAAGGGCTCCCGCTTCGCCAACGGCGGCGGCACCGACGACATGACGCCGATCCGCAAGCTCGGCAACTGGGCGCTGTGCACGGTCGTCAACAAGAAGTTCGGCGCCCGCTACACCGACCTCTGCTACGGCTACAACGCGTTCTGGCGGCACTGCCTGGACCAGATCGACCTCGACTGCACCGGCTTCGAGGTCGAGACCCTGATGAACATCCGGGTCGTCAAGGCCGGCCTCAAAGTCCAGGAGATCCCGAGCCACGAGTACCTGCGGATCCACGGCACGAGCAATCTGCGCGCCGTGCGGGACGGGCTGCGGGTCCTCAAGGTGATCCTCAAGGAGCGCTCGACCCGGCGCGCGCAGCGCCGCCGGACGCAGGCGAGCATGCTCAACACGGGCCGGGGAGAGGTGTCTTGA
- a CDS encoding ABC transporter permease yields MTTALLYDGTAVLGRHLQRIRHAPAILVMTQTMPIVFLLFFGYVFGSALAMPGADYRAFLVPGMLVATAANGIMTGMFTAAQDSHRGVMDRFRTLPMTRAAVPLGQAAADIVTTAAGLVPLLAVGLAMGWRIEGGALEAVGAFGLLLLFRFATTWVGILLGLASRSEEAAGQLGGATFMLPLLSNAYIPTAGFPGWVRVLAEWNPISAVATAVRDLFGNAPVPGGSSWPVAHPVAGSLAWCAVLLAVCVPLSVRRYTTGGR; encoded by the coding sequence ATGACCACCGCGCTCCTGTACGACGGCACGGCCGTGCTCGGCCGGCACCTTCAGCGGATCCGGCACGCGCCGGCGATCCTCGTGATGACGCAGACGATGCCGATCGTCTTCCTGCTCTTCTTCGGATACGTCTTCGGCAGCGCCCTGGCGATGCCCGGCGCGGACTACCGCGCCTTCCTGGTGCCGGGCATGCTCGTCGCGACCGCGGCGAACGGGATCATGACCGGGATGTTCACGGCGGCCCAGGACTCGCACCGGGGCGTCATGGACCGCTTCCGCACGCTGCCGATGACCCGCGCGGCCGTCCCCCTCGGGCAGGCGGCGGCCGACATCGTGACGACGGCGGCCGGTCTCGTGCCGCTGCTCGCCGTCGGGCTCGCGATGGGCTGGCGCATCGAGGGGGGCGCGCTCGAAGCGGTGGGCGCCTTCGGCCTGTTGCTGCTGTTCCGCTTCGCCACGACATGGGTCGGGATCCTGCTCGGGCTTGCCTCGCGCAGCGAGGAGGCCGCGGGCCAGCTCGGCGGCGCGACGTTCATGCTGCCGCTCCTGTCGAACGCGTACATCCCGACGGCGGGCTTCCCCGGCTGGGTGCGCGTGCTCGCCGAGTGGAACCCGATCAGCGCGGTCGCCACGGCCGTACGCGACCTGTTCGGCAACGCCCCCGTGCCGGGAGGCTCCTCCTGGCCGGTGGCGCACCCGGTGGCCGGCTCGCTCGCCTGGTGCGCGGTGCTGCTCGCGGTGTGCGTGCCGCTCAGCGTCCGCCGGTACACCACCGGCGGACGCTGA
- a CDS encoding amidohydrolase, with the protein MCDLHDQHEHEHEHGAAQTAAGPQLSRRRIMQLLGAAGVTAAAMTAEADPAMAAAADSIVEEAGAYKAPEGLAEDSPAKASALGWITSNSSRITGLNEEIWEHAELSLREWNSSVAEAGFLEKAGFDVKFGTAGFPTAFTATFSYGSGGPVLGFSGEYDALPGLSQNKGVGHHDPREYVHDPFSPSYGPGHGCGHSALGTAAAAAAAAVAQAAKKHKLPVTVKFFGSTAEEALIGKTYAVSRGVYDGLDAFLDWHPSTANATGWGTSNAMTAVTFTFLGVAGHGGTPLGNKSALDAAVMMATMSEFLREENMAPAARLHWVINNGGDIPNVTPEIAEISYYVREGSTARVQVLLDKVIAISEAAAKASQTKVQHRITSACWNQLPNKAAAELLYDNMRQIGPPAFTAEAHQLAKDLQKSLGLVEVGMHDKVAELTPPNPVFLGGGSTDVADISWNVPTVSMGAALAPIGGKFHTWSTAACAAAAPGQAAVIAAAKYLAATAVDLITQPERLKALKDEFKERTKGVEWKTALPDGYEPPMYEPPAWFLKKTGQKWPPSNITWPPRRVVSNEKFSSLGPELAPQK; encoded by the coding sequence GTGTGTGACCTGCACGACCAGCATGAGCACGAGCATGAGCACGGAGCGGCCCAGACCGCCGCCGGTCCGCAGCTCAGCAGGCGCCGCATCATGCAACTGCTCGGCGCGGCCGGAGTGACCGCCGCAGCGATGACCGCCGAGGCCGACCCGGCGATGGCCGCGGCCGCCGACTCCATCGTCGAGGAGGCCGGTGCGTACAAGGCGCCCGAGGGCCTCGCCGAGGACAGCCCGGCGAAGGCCTCCGCCCTCGGCTGGATCACCTCCAACTCCTCCCGCATCACGGGCCTGAACGAGGAGATCTGGGAGCACGCGGAGCTGTCGCTGCGCGAGTGGAACTCCTCGGTCGCCGAGGCCGGATTCCTCGAGAAGGCGGGATTCGACGTCAAGTTCGGCACGGCCGGCTTCCCGACGGCGTTCACGGCGACCTTCTCGTACGGCAGCGGCGGCCCGGTCCTCGGCTTCAGCGGCGAGTACGACGCGCTGCCCGGGCTCTCCCAGAACAAGGGTGTCGGCCACCACGATCCGCGCGAGTACGTCCACGACCCCTTCTCCCCGAGCTACGGGCCGGGCCACGGATGTGGGCACAGCGCCCTCGGTACCGCGGCGGCGGCAGCGGCGGCCGCCGTCGCGCAGGCCGCGAAGAAGCACAAGCTGCCGGTCACGGTGAAGTTCTTCGGCTCCACGGCCGAGGAGGCGCTGATCGGCAAGACGTACGCCGTCAGCAGGGGCGTGTACGACGGGCTCGACGCGTTCCTCGACTGGCACCCCTCCACTGCCAACGCCACCGGCTGGGGCACCAGCAACGCCATGACCGCGGTCACCTTCACGTTCCTCGGTGTCGCGGGCCACGGCGGCACCCCGCTGGGCAACAAGTCGGCTCTGGACGCCGCCGTGATGATGGCGACGATGTCGGAGTTCCTGCGCGAGGAGAACATGGCTCCGGCCGCGCGCCTGCACTGGGTCATCAACAACGGCGGCGACATCCCGAACGTGACCCCGGAGATAGCCGAGATCTCCTACTACGTGCGCGAGGGCAGCACGGCCCGCGTCCAGGTGCTGCTGGACAAGGTGATCGCGATCTCCGAGGCCGCCGCCAAGGCCTCGCAGACGAAGGTGCAGCACCGCATCACCTCCGCCTGCTGGAACCAGCTGCCCAACAAGGCGGCCGCGGAACTGCTGTACGACAACATGCGGCAGATCGGCCCGCCCGCGTTCACCGCCGAGGCGCACCAGCTGGCGAAGGACCTGCAGAAGTCCCTGGGGCTCGTTGAGGTCGGCATGCACGACAAGGTCGCCGAACTGACCCCGCCCAACCCTGTCTTCCTGGGCGGCGGTTCGACGGACGTCGCCGACATCAGCTGGAACGTGCCGACCGTGTCGATGGGCGCCGCGCTCGCCCCGATCGGCGGCAAGTTCCACACCTGGTCCACCGCGGCGTGCGCCGCTGCGGCGCCCGGTCAGGCCGCGGTGATCGCCGCCGCGAAGTACCTGGCGGCGACGGCGGTCGACCTGATCACGCAGCCCGAGCGGCTCAAGGCGCTCAAGGACGAGTTCAAGGAGCGCACCAAGGGCGTCGAGTGGAAGACGGCCCTGCCGGACGGCTATGAGCCGCCCATGTACGAGCCGCCGGCCTGGTTCCTGAAGAAGACCGGGCAGAAGTGGCCGCCGAGCAACATCACCTGGCCGCCCCGACGTGTCGTCTCGAACGAGAAGTTCTCCTCGCTCGGACCCGAGCTGGCCCCGCAGAAGTAG
- a CDS encoding SGNH/GDSL hydrolase family protein, protein MRRFRISAYVTSILFAAGVALTGAASAQASEQAAATGYVALGDSYSSGVGAGSYDSSSGSCKRSTKAYPALWAASHSPSSFSFTACSGARTGDVLSGQLGPLGTGTGLVSLSIGGNDAGFADVMTTCVLQSESTCVARVNEAKAYVQNTLPGLLDQVYSAITARAPAAHVVVLGYPRFYQLNGSCVAGLSETERAAINSAADLINSTTAKRAADHGFTFGNVTSTFTGHEICSGSAWLHSVNWLDPSESYHPTAAGQSGGYLPVFSAAA, encoded by the coding sequence ATGAGACGTTTCCGAATTTCGGCGTACGTGACCTCAATCCTCTTCGCGGCCGGCGTCGCCCTCACCGGGGCGGCATCGGCCCAGGCGTCCGAACAGGCCGCGGCCACGGGCTATGTGGCCCTCGGCGACTCGTACTCGTCCGGCGTGGGTGCCGGCAGCTACGACAGCTCCAGCGGCTCCTGCAAGCGCAGCACCAAGGCCTATCCCGCACTCTGGGCGGCCTCGCACTCACCTTCGAGCTTCAGCTTCACCGCCTGCTCGGGCGCTCGCACGGGTGATGTCCTCTCCGGTCAGCTGGGCCCGCTCGGCACCGGCACCGGCCTCGTCTCGCTGTCGATAGGCGGCAACGACGCGGGCTTCGCGGACGTCATGACCACCTGCGTCCTGCAGTCCGAGTCGACCTGTGTCGCCCGCGTCAACGAGGCTAAGGCGTACGTCCAGAACACCCTGCCCGGCCTGCTCGACCAGGTGTACTCCGCGATCACCGCGAGGGCACCGGCCGCCCACGTCGTCGTCCTCGGCTACCCGCGCTTCTACCAGCTCAACGGCTCCTGCGTCGCGGGCCTGTCCGAGACCGAGCGCGCCGCGATCAACAGCGCGGCAGACCTGATCAACTCCACCACCGCCAAGCGGGCCGCCGACCACGGCTTCACGTTCGGCAACGTGACCTCGACCTTCACCGGTCACGAGATCTGCTCGGGCAGCGCCTGGCTGCACAGCGTCAACTGGCTGGACCCCAGCGAGTCCTACCACCCCACCGCGGCCGGCCAGTCCGGCGGCTACCTCCCCGTGTTCAGCGCGGCCGCCTAG
- a CDS encoding ATP-binding cassette domain-containing protein — protein MTSTYAVLSEGLEKRYGSGDQMVHALRGLDLAIEEGTVCGLLGPNGAGKTTAVRVLTTLLRPDAGSARVAGHDVLTESAAVRRRIGVTGQYASVDGDLTGRENLRLFARLLRLPRTRADELLDRFGLTAAADRTARTYSGGMRRRLDLAASLLTRPAALFLDEPTTGLDPHSRNGIWDAVRELTGQGTTVLLTTQYLEEADQLADSVVLIDGGRAAHRGTPAELKAQTGSYAEVVVAEDAALHAAAVVLDQLTGAEPTLDPDRRAVGVVTLDQTLTLPRIVRELDASGVPIVDATLRPPTLDEAFLRLTGGRELIA, from the coding sequence ATGACTTCTACGTACGCTGTACTTAGTGAAGGTCTGGAGAAGCGTTACGGCTCAGGGGACCAGATGGTCCACGCCCTGCGGGGCCTCGATCTCGCCATCGAGGAGGGCACGGTCTGCGGGCTGCTCGGGCCGAACGGCGCGGGCAAGACGACGGCCGTCCGGGTGCTCACCACCCTGCTGCGGCCCGACGCCGGGTCCGCGCGTGTCGCGGGCCACGACGTCCTGACCGAGTCCGCGGCCGTACGCCGCCGGATCGGCGTCACCGGGCAGTACGCGTCGGTCGACGGCGACCTCACCGGGCGCGAGAACCTGCGCCTGTTCGCCCGTCTCCTGCGGCTGCCGCGCACCCGCGCCGACGAACTGCTCGACCGCTTCGGCCTCACGGCGGCGGCCGACCGCACGGCCCGTACGTACTCCGGTGGCATGCGGCGCCGCCTCGACCTCGCGGCGAGCCTGCTCACCCGGCCCGCCGCGCTCTTCCTCGACGAGCCGACGACCGGCCTCGACCCGCACAGCAGGAACGGCATCTGGGACGCGGTCCGCGAGCTGACCGGCCAGGGCACGACCGTGCTGCTCACCACGCAGTACCTGGAGGAGGCCGACCAGCTCGCCGACTCCGTGGTCCTGATCGACGGGGGCCGCGCCGCCCACCGGGGCACCCCCGCCGAACTCAAGGCGCAGACCGGCAGTTACGCGGAAGTGGTGGTCGCCGAGGACGCGGCCCTGCACGCCGCGGCCGTCGTCCTCGACCAGCTCACCGGCGCCGAGCCGACCCTCGACCCGGACCGCAGGGCGGTCGGCGTCGTCACCCTCGACCAGACCCTCACCCTCCCCCGCATCGTCCGTGAACTGGACGCGTCGGGCGTCCCGATCGTGGATGCGACCCTGCGCCCGCCGACCCTGGACGAGGCGTTCCTGCGCCTCACCGGCGGCCGGGAACTCATCGCATGA
- a CDS encoding glycosyltransferase family 2 protein yields the protein MSAHAPHGGVSVVICVYTEDRWEDILAAVSSVRAQSLPALETLLVVDHHPALLERLGKEFKESDDVRVLANAGPRGLSAGRNTGIAVSRGGIIAFLDDDAVAERDWLRHFAAGYEDPLVMAVGGRTEPIWASGRRPAWFPEEFDWVVGCTYKGLPRGKVRVRNVLGGNASFRRSAFDAAGGFATGIGRDGDKRPLGCEETELCIRLTRARPDAVLLIDDRAVIHHRVPAGRERFAYFRTRAYAEGLSKALVAQSVGADKGLESERRYATRVLPAGVARGVRDFVLARPGGAGRAGAIVAGVLTTAGGYALGSFRARRTGATFSVVEIGDARAAEGGGPS from the coding sequence TTGAGCGCTCACGCCCCGCACGGCGGCGTGTCCGTCGTGATCTGCGTCTACACCGAGGACCGCTGGGAGGACATCCTCGCGGCGGTGTCCTCGGTGCGGGCGCAGTCGCTGCCGGCTCTCGAGACGCTGCTGGTGGTCGACCACCATCCGGCTCTCCTGGAGCGTCTCGGCAAGGAGTTCAAGGAGTCCGACGACGTGCGCGTGCTCGCCAACGCGGGCCCGCGCGGCCTGTCGGCCGGACGCAACACGGGCATCGCCGTCTCGCGCGGCGGGATCATCGCGTTCCTCGACGACGACGCGGTCGCGGAGCGGGACTGGCTGCGTCACTTCGCCGCCGGGTACGAGGATCCCCTGGTCATGGCGGTGGGCGGGCGTACGGAGCCCATCTGGGCCTCGGGCCGCCGCCCCGCGTGGTTCCCCGAGGAGTTCGACTGGGTCGTCGGCTGTACGTACAAAGGGCTGCCGCGCGGGAAGGTGCGGGTGCGCAACGTGCTCGGGGGGAACGCCTCGTTCCGGCGGTCCGCGTTCGACGCGGCGGGCGGCTTCGCCACGGGCATCGGCCGCGACGGCGACAAGCGGCCGCTCGGCTGCGAGGAGACGGAGCTGTGCATCCGGCTCACCCGCGCCCGGCCGGACGCGGTGCTCCTGATCGACGACCGCGCCGTGATCCACCACCGGGTCCCCGCGGGCCGCGAGCGCTTCGCCTACTTCCGGACCCGGGCGTACGCCGAGGGGCTTTCCAAGGCACTGGTCGCGCAGAGCGTGGGCGCGGACAAGGGCCTGGAGTCCGAGCGGCGCTACGCCACGCGGGTCCTGCCGGCCGGAGTGGCGCGCGGAGTACGGGACTTCGTCCTGGCGCGGCCGGGTGGCGCGGGGCGGGCCGGGGCGATCGTGGCCGGAGTCCTCACGACCGCCGGCGGGTACGCGCTCGGCAGTTTCCGGGCACGCAGGACGGGCGCGACGTTCTCGGTCGTGGAGATCGGCGACGCCCGGGCCGCCGAGGGGGGTGGGCCGTCATGA